In the Brevundimonas mediterranea genome, CGCCGCAACCGAGGAAATGCACGACGAGGCCCGGTTCGAGGCCGAGACCGCCGAGGGCGACCGCCTGTCGGCGCGCGGCATCGAGGTCGGCCACATCTTCTATTTCGGCGAGAAATATTCGGCCCCTATGAAGGCCAAGGTCGCCGGGCCGGACGGTCAGGACGCTGAGGTCCATATGGGCAGCTACGGCGTCGGCGTGTCGCGTCTGCTGGGCGCCATCATCGAGGCCAGCCACGACGAGGGCGGCATCATCTGGCCCGACGCCGTGGCCCCGTTCGACGTGGTGGTGATCAATCTGCGCGCCAATGACGCCGCCGTCTCCGCCGCCTGCGAGGACGCGGTGGCCCAGCTGGAGAAACTGGGCAAGGACGTGCTGTACGACGACACCGACGAACGGCCGGGCGGCAAGTTCGCCACCGCCGACCTGATCGGCGTGCCGTGGCAACTGACCATCGGTCCCAAGGGCCTGGCCGACGGCGTGGTCGAGCTGAAGCGCCGCGCCACCGGCGAGAAGGTCTCCGTGCCCCTGGCTGAAGCCATCGAAAGGTTGACTGCTTGAACCTGCCGTCCCGTCCTTCCGGCGCCTTCTCCTCGTGGGAGATCGGCCTGGCCCTCCGCTACCTGCGCGCCAAGCGCAAGGAGGGCGGGGTGGCGACCATCGCGGTGATCAGCTTCATCGGCATCATGCTGGCTGTCGCGGTCCTGATCAGCGTCATGAGCATCATGGCCGGCTTCCGCTCGGAACTGCTGGGCCGGATGCTGTCGTTCAACGGCCATATGTACGTCCAGGGGCCGGTGCTGGCGTCGGAAGACCGGGACGCCGCCCTGAAACGGATCGCCGCCGTGCCCGGCGTGGTCAGCGTCACCCCGCTGAACGAGAGCCAGAGCCTGGTCCGGGTCGGCAACTTCACCACGGGCGCCATGGTGCGCGGCGTGCGGCCCCAGGACCTGGCCACCACCAAATACGTCTTCGACAGCCTGACGCCCAAGGAACGCGCCGACTTCGGCAAGGGCGCATACGGCGGCGACCGCATCCTGATGGGCGCGGCCCTGGCCAACTCCCTGGGCCTGCGGGTCGGGGATCCCGTCACCCTCTATTCCCCGACAGGCGCCGACAGCGCTTTCGGCAATCTGGGCGGTCTGGAAAAGACCTATTTCGTCGGCGGCCTGTTCCGCTCGGGCACGGCCGACTTCGACCGCGCCTTCCTGTTCATGCCGCTGGAGCAGCAGCAGCTGTTCTTCGGCAAGGAGG is a window encoding:
- a CDS encoding lipoprotein-releasing ABC transporter permease subunit is translated as MNLPSRPSGAFSSWEIGLALRYLRAKRKEGGVATIAVISFIGIMLAVAVLISVMSIMAGFRSELLGRMLSFNGHMYVQGPVLASEDRDAALKRIAAVPGVVSVTPLNESQSLVRVGNFTTGAMVRGVRPQDLATTKYVFDSLTPKERADFGKGAYGGDRILMGAALANSLGLRVGDPVTLYSPTGADSAFGNLGGLEKTYFVGGLFRSGTADFDRAFLFMPLEQQQLFFGKEGVWDAIEIKVDDPDRVGELTPAIRDAAGPGSVISDWRERLAAFYGALRVERVAMSIILGLVVAIAAMNIISGIVMLVKNKTRDIAILRTVGASPSAILRIFFMSGAMIGVAGTLAGLALGLLFCWNIGTIQHAIEAVLGVQLFNADVYQLDAIPALVDPMDVAWVALLSFSMSCLASLPPSWTASRIDPVEALRYE